A genomic stretch from Vanrija pseudolonga chromosome 6, complete sequence includes:
- the SPBC20F10.07_1 gene encoding uncharacterized protein yields MPILRSKKPSAASPLPNSPSLAEHALSVAAAPSQSAAPSSPLKESGGPLFPAKSSTTPRLLVTEDWSNDPESPNEINVRTTMSGHPDTEISLTSPTAASEVRYDGRHSRRESLVQRVTDKLNSPANGEEKKRRSRRSRRASTSSAVSQGRTISTALAKGANGGLSAGQAEDVIGKRAVSTGRSPYLIRAAHGDDSDEGYGSEDDSEHESDNEGLDHLPVTGFAVASNRRNAEFHALFPTVDEGDYLIEDYGCALAKDILVHGRLYVSENHICFHSNLFGWVTDVVVPFADVKTIEKKMTALVIPNAIGVVTSKEKVSTHRLSRPYAPAANASQYTFASLISRDSTFDVLMNIWRIAHPDDVMAPSVANGASRPPSITDCEAPQAIATHRSTECACGKAGTHYAEVALDAVFPSSPEKVYNLIFNSGWFRTFLYENQKLKDIESSDWRPDEEQRLTRSMSYIKPLNGSVGPKQTKCQIVDYHEHCDFDDYIAMITTTKTPDVPNGSVFSVKTRTCFTWAGPASTRVLRWNGLANRIIERGAIEGQKQFHDDLATQMRAHMKEHPTEFAVAGADHIEEAEVEVVSSPTGTTEAQQYAAEARRARQDRDYWVLQGSLDSVLSGFKSIASGVSTAADAVGDLIGDWPISKGTFMVIIIVGLMLSNIYTYLARPVSQHKVKRLQRLGPNEEDIAEAVRLILAKRAATTPKDEIAELLRLLDEVEARSAKLRSSLEQSSSTLGQSSLEELD; encoded by the exons ATGCCCATCCTTCGCTCCAAAAAGCCATCCGCCGCATCACCACTACCAAACTCGCCCTCTCTGGCAGAACACGCTCTCTCAGTCGCAGCCGCCCCCTCCCAGTCCGCAGCCCCAAGCTCGCCATTGAAAGAAAGCGGTGGGCCCCTGTTCCCGGCAAAGTCGTCTACAACTCCGCGCCTCCTTGTTACCGAGGACTGGAGCAACGATCCAGAATCCCCAAACGAAATCAACGTTCGTACAACAATGAGCGGACATCCAGACACAGAAATCTCCCTCACCTCACCGACTGCAGCTTCCGAGGTCCGCTACGATGGCCGACACTCGCGGCGCGAGTCTCTGGTGCAGAGGGTGACGGACAAGTTGAACTCGCCTGCCAatggcgaggagaagaagcgtcgatctcgtcggtcgcgccgtGCCTCGACATCTTCCGCCGTTTCTCAAGGTCGTACCATTTCCACCGCTTTGGCTAAGGGTGCCAATGGTGGTCTGAGCGCCGGACAGGCGGAAGACGTCATTGGCAAGCGAGCCGTGTCCACTGGCCGCTCCCCCTACCTGATCCGAGCCGCCCATGGCGACGACAGTGACGAAGGGTACGGGTCAGAAGATGACAGTGAACACGAGAGCGACAATGAGGGGCTTGACCACCTCCCTGTCACAGGCTTTGCAGTCGCAAGCAACCGACGCAATGCCGAGTTCCACGCATTGTTCCCCACAGTCGACGAAGGCGACTATTTGATTGAAG ACTATGGATGCGCTCTTGCAAAGGATATCCTCGTCCATGGTCGGCTCTACGTCTCCGAGAACCATATCTGCTTTCATTCCAACCTCTTCGGCTGGGTGACAGAT GTTGTCGTCCCCTTTGCCGATGTTAAGACAATTGAGAAGAAGATGACGGCGTTGGTCATTCCTAATGCGATCGGGGTGGTCACCAGCAAGGAGAAGGTCAGTACCCATCGTCTGTCGAGGCCATACGCTCCAGCTGCTAATGCCTCCCAGTACACGTTTGCCTCGCTGATCTCACGCGATTCGACCTTCGATGTGCTCATGAACATCTGGCGCATTGCTCATCCCGACGATGTGATGGCACCGTCAGTCGCAAATGGTGCCTCGCGACCGCCGTCGATCACGGACTGTGAAGCCCCCCAGGCTATCGCTACTCATCGGTCGACAGAGTGTGCTTGCGGCAAGGCAGGGACGCACTATGCTGAGGTTGCTCTCGATGCTGTCTTCCCAAGCTCTCCCGAGAAGGTGTACAACCTGATTTTCAACAGTGGATGGTTCAGGACCTTCCTGTATGAAAACCAGAAACTCAAAG ATATCGAGTCGTCCGACTGGCGGCCCGACGAGGAACAAAGGCTCACAAGGTCGATGTCATACATCAAACCATTGAACGGCTCAGTCGGTCCCAAGCAGACCAAATGCCAGATTGTCGATTACCATGAGCACTGCGACTTCGACGACTACATTGCCATGATCACGACAACCAAAACGCCCGACGTTCCCAATGGCAGTGTGTTCAGCGTCAAGACCCGCACATGTTTCACCTGGGCTGGACCAGCATCGACACGCGTCCTT AGGTGGAATGGACTGGCAAATC GCATTATCGAGCGAGGCGCAATTGAGGGCCAGAAGCAATTCCATGACGACCTTGCTACTCAAATGCGGGCGCATATGAAGGAACACCCCACCGAGTTCGCTGTGGCTGGTGCGGATCACATCGAGGAGGCGGAAGTAGAAGTCGTCTCTTCTCCCACTGGGACAACGGAAGCTCAACAGTACGCTGCcgaagcgcgccgagcgaggcaAGATCGCGACTACTGGGTCCTTCAGGGCTCTCTCGACTCGGTTCTTTCCGGATTCAAGTCCATCGCAAGCGGCGTTAGCACTGCAGCTGATGCAGTCGGCGACTTGATTGGCGACTGGCCTATCAGCAAAGGAACGTTCATGGTCATCATAATTGTGGGCCTCATGTTGTCGAACATCTACACCTACCTGGCGCGTCCTGTCTCGCAGCACAAGGTCAAACGACTCCAGCGCCTGGGGCCCAACGAGGAGGATATCGCGGAAGCTGTACGTCTTATCCTCGCGAAGCGTgcggcaacgacgccaaAGGACGAGATTGCCGAGCTCTTGCGACTGCTCGACGAAGTTGAGGCTCGTTCTGCCAAGTTGCGCTCTTCCCTTGAGCAAAGCTCGTCCACACTTGGACAGTCTAGCTTAGAGGAGCTCGACTAG
- the SPBC20F10.07_1 gene encoding uncharacterized protein produces the protein MPILRSKKPSAASPLPNSPSLAEHALSVAAAPSQSAAPSSPLKESGGPLFPAKSSTTPRLLVTEDWSNDPESPNEINVRTTMSGHPDTEISLTSPTAASEVRYDGRHSRRESLVQRVTDKLNSPANGEEKKRRSRRSRRASTSSAVSQGRTISTALAKGANGGLSAGQAEDVIGKRAVSTGRSPYLIRAAHGDDSDEGYGSEDDSEHESDNEGLDHLPVTGFAVASNRRNAEFHALFPTVDEGDYLIEDYGCALAKDILVHGRLYVSENHICFHSNLFGWVTDVVVPFADVKTIEKKMTALVIPNAIGVVTSKEKYTFASLISRDSTFDVLMNIWRIAHPDDVMAPSVANGASRPPSITDCEAPQAIATHRSTECACGKAGTHYAEVALDAVFPSSPEKVYNLIFNSGWFRTFLYENQKLKDIESSDWRPDEEQRLTRSMSYIKPLNGSVGPKQTKCQIVDYHEHCDFDDYIAMITTTKTPDVPNGSVFSVKTRTCFTWAGPASTRVLRWNGLANRIIERGAIEGQKQFHDDLATQMRAHMKEHPTEFAVAGADHIEEAEVEVVSSPTGTTEAQQYAAEARRARQDRDYWVLQGSLDSVLSGFKSIASGVSTAADAVGDLIGDWPISKGTFMVIIIVGLMLSNIYTYLARPVSQHKVKRLQRLGPNEEDIAEAVRLILAKRAATTPKDEIAELLRLLDEVEARSAKLRSSLEQSSSTLGQSSLEELD, from the exons ATGCCCATCCTTCGCTCCAAAAAGCCATCCGCCGCATCACCACTACCAAACTCGCCCTCTCTGGCAGAACACGCTCTCTCAGTCGCAGCCGCCCCCTCCCAGTCCGCAGCCCCAAGCTCGCCATTGAAAGAAAGCGGTGGGCCCCTGTTCCCGGCAAAGTCGTCTACAACTCCGCGCCTCCTTGTTACCGAGGACTGGAGCAACGATCCAGAATCCCCAAACGAAATCAACGTTCGTACAACAATGAGCGGACATCCAGACACAGAAATCTCCCTCACCTCACCGACTGCAGCTTCCGAGGTCCGCTACGATGGCCGACACTCGCGGCGCGAGTCTCTGGTGCAGAGGGTGACGGACAAGTTGAACTCGCCTGCCAatggcgaggagaagaagcgtcgatctcgtcggtcgcgccgtGCCTCGACATCTTCCGCCGTTTCTCAAGGTCGTACCATTTCCACCGCTTTGGCTAAGGGTGCCAATGGTGGTCTGAGCGCCGGACAGGCGGAAGACGTCATTGGCAAGCGAGCCGTGTCCACTGGCCGCTCCCCCTACCTGATCCGAGCCGCCCATGGCGACGACAGTGACGAAGGGTACGGGTCAGAAGATGACAGTGAACACGAGAGCGACAATGAGGGGCTTGACCACCTCCCTGTCACAGGCTTTGCAGTCGCAAGCAACCGACGCAATGCCGAGTTCCACGCATTGTTCCCCACAGTCGACGAAGGCGACTATTTGATTGAAG ACTATGGATGCGCTCTTGCAAAGGATATCCTCGTCCATGGTCGGCTCTACGTCTCCGAGAACCATATCTGCTTTCATTCCAACCTCTTCGGCTGGGTGACAGAT GTTGTCGTCCCCTTTGCCGATGTTAAGACAATTGAGAAGAAGATGACGGCGTTGGTCATTCCTAATGCGATCGGGGTGGTCACCAGCAAGGAGAAG TACACGTTTGCCTCGCTGATCTCACGCGATTCGACCTTCGATGTGCTCATGAACATCTGGCGCATTGCTCATCCCGACGATGTGATGGCACCGTCAGTCGCAAATGGTGCCTCGCGACCGCCGTCGATCACGGACTGTGAAGCCCCCCAGGCTATCGCTACTCATCGGTCGACAGAGTGTGCTTGCGGCAAGGCAGGGACGCACTATGCTGAGGTTGCTCTCGATGCTGTCTTCCCAAGCTCTCCCGAGAAGGTGTACAACCTGATTTTCAACAGTGGATGGTTCAGGACCTTCCTGTATGAAAACCAGAAACTCAAAG ATATCGAGTCGTCCGACTGGCGGCCCGACGAGGAACAAAGGCTCACAAGGTCGATGTCATACATCAAACCATTGAACGGCTCAGTCGGTCCCAAGCAGACCAAATGCCAGATTGTCGATTACCATGAGCACTGCGACTTCGACGACTACATTGCCATGATCACGACAACCAAAACGCCCGACGTTCCCAATGGCAGTGTGTTCAGCGTCAAGACCCGCACATGTTTCACCTGGGCTGGACCAGCATCGACACGCGTCCTT AGGTGGAATGGACTGGCAAATC GCATTATCGAGCGAGGCGCAATTGAGGGCCAGAAGCAATTCCATGACGACCTTGCTACTCAAATGCGGGCGCATATGAAGGAACACCCCACCGAGTTCGCTGTGGCTGGTGCGGATCACATCGAGGAGGCGGAAGTAGAAGTCGTCTCTTCTCCCACTGGGACAACGGAAGCTCAACAGTACGCTGCcgaagcgcgccgagcgaggcaAGATCGCGACTACTGGGTCCTTCAGGGCTCTCTCGACTCGGTTCTTTCCGGATTCAAGTCCATCGCAAGCGGCGTTAGCACTGCAGCTGATGCAGTCGGCGACTTGATTGGCGACTGGCCTATCAGCAAAGGAACGTTCATGGTCATCATAATTGTGGGCCTCATGTTGTCGAACATCTACACCTACCTGGCGCGTCCTGTCTCGCAGCACAAGGTCAAACGACTCCAGCGCCTGGGGCCCAACGAGGAGGATATCGCGGAAGCTGTACGTCTTATCCTCGCGAAGCGTgcggcaacgacgccaaAGGACGAGATTGCCGAGCTCTTGCGACTGCTCGACGAAGTTGAGGCTCGTTCTGCCAAGTTGCGCTCTTCCCTTGAGCAAAGCTCGTCCACACTTGGACAGTCTAGCTTAGAGGAGCTCGACTAG
- the ipgm-1_1 gene encoding 2,3-bisphosphoglycerate-independent phosphoglycerate mutase: MATRSPDSPPHDSKKQKTNPKNKVCLIVHDGWGISDNEKGNAIFHGDTTNMDAIRDKHNFVELQAHGLAVGLKDGLMGNSEVGHLNIGAGRIVWQDIVRIDQCASMNVLLPECLPCSAIKNDEFKLQPSIAASLKHAKDTNGRLHLMGLLSDGGVHSHINHLFALLRAAKEAGVPHVYIHAFGDGRDTAPKSATGYVQQLLDYIKEISIGELVTFVGRYYAMDRDKRWERVKVAVDALVDGVGEKADDPVKAIEQSYENGVTDEFVKPLIFGDDSTRIHVNDTVFTFNYRSDRMRELVTLLAFEDKPIDLQIPKGLNITTMSRYNPEWTLPVAFPPVSMDNVLAEWLAKEGLTQSHIAETEKYAHVTFFFNGGVEKQYQGEERVMIPSPKVATYDKKPEMSVQAVADKVAEVVKSDKFDFVMCNFAPPDMVGHTGDYEAAVKAITATDAAVKTIYDACEEAGYILAITADHGNAEQMLDLETGNPHTAHTTSMCFYCGDLQAAYTIADHVPFIVTGPKGLFASNEPGALADVVPTILSILGVSQPEEMTGKSLAK; encoded by the exons ATGGCTACCCGTTCGCCAGACTCCCCTCCCCATGACTCCAAGAAGCAGAAGACCAACCCTAAGA ACAAGGTCTGCTTGAT TGTTCACGACGGCTGGGGAATCTCGGACAATGAGAAGGGTAACGCCATCTTCCACGGTGACACCACGAACATGGACGCCATCCGTGACAAGCACAACTTTGTCGAGCTCCAGGCGCACGGTCTTGCTGTGGGCCTCAAGGATGGCCTCATGGGCAACTCGGAGGTCGG TCATTTGAACATTGGTGCCGGCCGTATCGTTTGGCAGGACATTGTCAGGATTGACCAGTGTGCGTCGATGAACGTGCTGCTCCCAGAATGCTTACCTTGCTCAGCTATCAAGAACGACGAGTTCAAGCTTCAGCCTTCCATTGCTGCCTCTCTCAAGCACGCCAAGGACACGAAtggccgcctccacctcatGGGACTCCTCTCCGACGGTGGTGTTCACTCGCACATTAACCACCTCTTCGCGCTCCTTCGCGCTGCCAAGGAGGCTGGCGTCCCCCACGTGTACATTCACGCGTTCGGTGATGGCCGTGACACTGCCCCCAAGTCTGCTACTGGCTACGTTCAGCAGCTCCTGGACTACATCAAGGAGATTAGcatcggcgagctggtcacCTTCGTTGGTCGCTACTACGCCATGGACCGCGACAAGCGCTGGGAGCGTGTTAAGGTGGCGGTTGACGCCCTTGTTGATGGCGTGGGGGAGAAGGCCGATGACCCCGTCAAGGCTATCGAGCAGTCCTACGAGAACGGTGTCACTGATGAGTTTGTCAAGCCCCTCATCTTTGGCGACGACTCGACTCGCATCCACG TGAACGACACCGTCTTCACCTTCAACTACCGCTCTGACCGCATGCGTGAGCTCGTTACCTTGCTTGCCTTCGAAGACAAGCCCATCGACCTGCAGATCCCCAAGGGCCTT AACATCACCACCATGTCGCGTTACAACCCCGAGTGGACCCTCCCCGTCGCCTTCCCTCCTGTCTCCATGGACAACGTCCTCGCTGAGTGgctcgccaaggagggcCTTACCCAGTCCCACATTGCTG AGACCGAGAAGTATGCCCACGTCACCTTCTTCTTCAACGGTGGTGTTGAGAAGCAGTaccagggcgaggagcgtgtCATGATTCCTTCCCCCAAGGTTGCCACCTACGACAAGAAGCCTGAGATGAGCGTCCAGGCTGTTGCCGAcaaggttgccgaggtcgtcaagtCGGACAAGTTCGACTTTGTCATGTGCAACTTTGCCCCCCCCGACATG GTCGGCCACACTGGCGACTACGAGGCTGCTGTCAAGGCCATCACTGCTACCGACGCTGCTGTCAAGACCATCTACGACGCCTGTGAGGAGGCAGGCTACATCCTGGCCATCACCGCCGACCACGGAAACGCGGAGCAGATGCTTGACCTTGAGACTGGCAACCCCCACACTGCCCACACTACCAGTATGTGCTTCTACTGCGGGGACTTGCAAGCAGCTTACACAATTGCAGACCATGTTCCCTTCATCGTCACCGGCCCCAAGGGACTCTTCGCCTCCAATGAGCCCGGCGCTCTTGCGGACGTTGTCCCTACCATCCTGTCTATCCTGGGCGTTTCTCAGCCTGAGG AAATGACTGGCAAGTCTCTCGCCAAGTAG
- the ipgm-1_1 gene encoding 2,3-bisphosphoglycerate-independent phosphoglycerate mutase: protein MATRSPDSPPHDSKKQKTNPKNKVCLIVHDGWGISDNEKGNAIFHGDTTNMDAIRDKHNFVELQAHGLAVGLKDGLMGNSEVGHLNIGAGRIVWQDIVRIDQSIKNDEFKLQPSIAASLKHAKDTNGRLHLMGLLSDGGVHSHINHLFALLRAAKEAGVPHVYIHAFGDGRDTAPKSATGYVQQLLDYIKEISIGELVTFVGRYYAMDRDKRWERVKVAVDALVDGVGEKADDPVKAIEQSYENGVTDEFVKPLIFGDDSTRIHVNDTVFTFNYRSDRMRELVTLLAFEDKPIDLQIPKGLNITTMSRYNPEWTLPVAFPPVSMDNVLAEWLAKEGLTQSHIAETEKYAHVTFFFNGGVEKQYQGEERVMIPSPKVATYDKKPEMSVQAVADKVAEVVKSDKFDFVMCNFAPPDMVGHTGDYEAAVKAITATDAAVKTIYDACEEAGYILAITADHGNAEQMLDLETGNPHTAHTTNHVPFIVTGPKGLFASNEPGALADVVPTILSILGVSQPEEMTGKSLAK from the exons ATGGCTACCCGTTCGCCAGACTCCCCTCCCCATGACTCCAAGAAGCAGAAGACCAACCCTAAGA ACAAGGTCTGCTTGAT TGTTCACGACGGCTGGGGAATCTCGGACAATGAGAAGGGTAACGCCATCTTCCACGGTGACACCACGAACATGGACGCCATCCGTGACAAGCACAACTTTGTCGAGCTCCAGGCGCACGGTCTTGCTGTGGGCCTCAAGGATGGCCTCATGGGCAACTCGGAGGTCGG TCATTTGAACATTGGTGCCGGCCGTATCGTTTGGCAGGACATTGTCAGGATTGACCAGT CTATCAAGAACGACGAGTTCAAGCTTCAGCCTTCCATTGCTGCCTCTCTCAAGCACGCCAAGGACACGAAtggccgcctccacctcatGGGACTCCTCTCCGACGGTGGTGTTCACTCGCACATTAACCACCTCTTCGCGCTCCTTCGCGCTGCCAAGGAGGCTGGCGTCCCCCACGTGTACATTCACGCGTTCGGTGATGGCCGTGACACTGCCCCCAAGTCTGCTACTGGCTACGTTCAGCAGCTCCTGGACTACATCAAGGAGATTAGcatcggcgagctggtcacCTTCGTTGGTCGCTACTACGCCATGGACCGCGACAAGCGCTGGGAGCGTGTTAAGGTGGCGGTTGACGCCCTTGTTGATGGCGTGGGGGAGAAGGCCGATGACCCCGTCAAGGCTATCGAGCAGTCCTACGAGAACGGTGTCACTGATGAGTTTGTCAAGCCCCTCATCTTTGGCGACGACTCGACTCGCATCCACG TGAACGACACCGTCTTCACCTTCAACTACCGCTCTGACCGCATGCGTGAGCTCGTTACCTTGCTTGCCTTCGAAGACAAGCCCATCGACCTGCAGATCCCCAAGGGCCTT AACATCACCACCATGTCGCGTTACAACCCCGAGTGGACCCTCCCCGTCGCCTTCCCTCCTGTCTCCATGGACAACGTCCTCGCTGAGTGgctcgccaaggagggcCTTACCCAGTCCCACATTGCTG AGACCGAGAAGTATGCCCACGTCACCTTCTTCTTCAACGGTGGTGTTGAGAAGCAGTaccagggcgaggagcgtgtCATGATTCCTTCCCCCAAGGTTGCCACCTACGACAAGAAGCCTGAGATGAGCGTCCAGGCTGTTGCCGAcaaggttgccgaggtcgtcaagtCGGACAAGTTCGACTTTGTCATGTGCAACTTTGCCCCCCCCGACATG GTCGGCCACACTGGCGACTACGAGGCTGCTGTCAAGGCCATCACTGCTACCGACGCTGCTGTCAAGACCATCTACGACGCCTGTGAGGAGGCAGGCTACATCCTGGCCATCACCGCCGACCACGGAAACGCGGAGCAGATGCTTGACCTTGAGACTGGCAACCCCCACACTGCCCACACTACCA ACCATGTTCCCTTCATCGTCACCGGCCCCAAGGGACTCTTCGCCTCCAATGAGCCCGGCGCTCTTGCGGACGTTGTCCCTACCATCCTGTCTATCCTGGGCGTTTCTCAGCCTGAGG AAATGACTGGCAAGTCTCTCGCCAAGTAG